ACATAAGAGTGAAAAGAATCTTTTATATCATCTCTTTTTAGGTTAGGAAAAAGATTTTTAGGAACTCTTGTAAGCTCAATTTGAACTTTTACAAAATCCACTATTCTGATTCTTTTATATTGAAAAAGAGTATCATCAGCAGAAGTATCAAAAATTTTTGAAAACTCCTTCCCAGCTTTTATTTCTGTAAACTCCAATACTTCTGAAGATATCTCTCTAAATTTTTTCTCAACTAATGAATTATAAATAAGTGAACTTCCTGCTAATCCCTCTTTAATAAAATTTCCTTTCCCCTGTATACTCTCTACAAAGTTTAAATCTACAAGTTTTTTTAAGGATCTTCTCACTGTATCTCTTGAAACTCCATATATCTTTGCTAATTCTCTTTCTGTTGGAAGTTGTTCCCCTGATTTATATCTATTTTGATATATTTTCCCTATTATATCTTCTGCCATAAAATTCTTTTTACTCATATCCTCACCAACTTTTTATTTTAATAAAAAAAACAGCTCTCTATAATAAAAATTTTATCATAGAAAGCTGAAAATTTATATATTTTATTCCACTGTATCAATATCTTTTACTAAGATATAACTAAATATAGCAGAACATCCAATAGCTATAACAACTCCTAAAATAGCATATACAAAATATGGTCCTATATAAGCTGGTAAACTTACAATACTAGAAAGAATATATCCATATATTTTTACTTCAAAGTAAGAGATAAACCCTCCTGCTATTGCTGCACCTAAAGTAGCTGCAATAAATGCTCTTTTATATTTTATTAAAACTCCAAATAAAGCAGGCTCTGTTATTCCTAAAATAGCTGATATAGTAGAAGATATTATAATAGATTTCTTATTTTTATCTTTTGTTCTGAAAAGTAAACCAAGAGTTGCTCCCCCCATTGCCATATTTGCCATAAAACATAGTGGCATTAAGAACTCATATCCCTTTGTTTCAAAGTTGTTGAAGAACATAGGTGTCATTACATGATGCATTCCTCCCACAGTGATAGCTGGACGAATTCCTGCTACAATAAATCCTGCTACTACATTTGAGAATGAAAACATAATATTTATCAACCAAGCAATAATTTGTCCAAAATATGTTCCCAATGGTCCTATAACTATTAAAGTCAAAGGAATAGAGATTATAAGTGTTAAAGTTGGTGTAAATATTGTTCTCAATACTTCTGGCATATGTTTATCTACATATTTGTGAATATATTTCATAGCCCATACAGAGATTATTATTGGAATTACTGTAGAGCTATATTTAATAACAGGAATAGGCAATCCAAAAAAGTGAAAAGCTTTTATCTGTCCAGCTATAGCAGCATCCATTAATGTTGGATACATAAGAGCAGATGCTAAAGCTAGAGCCAAATACTCACTTGTTTTAAATATACGTGCTACTGATACAGCTAGATAGAATGGTAAGAAATAAAATACTCCACTAGCTATTAGATCAAAAATCTTTACTGTTTCACTACTTCCATCTAAAATTTTTAAAGCTAAAAGTCCAGAAAGAATTCCTTTTAACATTCCTGCTCCAGCTATTGCTGGTATAATTGGTCCAAATCCTCCAGAAACAATATCTAATAAACGTGATATCAAACTTTTCTTTACTTTAGGTTCATTATTCTCTTCTGTATTATTTTCATTTGCTTCTAACTCTTTTTTCAATATCTCAAAATATTTATTAGCACTTGGTCCAACTATAACTTGATACTGATCATTTTGTTTTTGAGTACCTAAAACACCTTTAATTTCCTTTATTTTATCAAAATCTATCTTACTTTCATCCTTTACTTGAAAACGTAATCTTGTCATACAATTCCAAAATTTTATAAGATTATCTTTTCCTCCTAAAAATTTAACTATTTCTAATAACTCTTTCTTCTCCATCTTAGTCTCCCTTTTATATTATTTTATGGTGTGTGAATAACTCCATGTGGTAATCTTGCCTGTGTCCACTCATGAGCTCTATATCTTACAGGATATTTTTTTGCTAATTCCTCATCAAATTCAACTCC
The window above is part of the Fusobacterium varium genome. Proteins encoded here:
- a CDS encoding GntR family transcriptional regulator; translated protein: MSKKNFMAEDIIGKIYQNRYKSGEQLPTERELAKIYGVSRDTVRRSLKKLVDLNFVESIQGKGNFIKEGLAGSSLIYNSLVEKKFREISSEVLEFTEIKAGKEFSKIFDTSADDTLFQYKRIRIVDFVKVQIELTRVPKNLFPNLKRDDIKDSFHSYVIRSGYDISHSITTYSAINLSREDAELLNLKKGKAVMMIKNRGILSNSQVFEYSELVTDEYSCSYISNFNSNLLKYRNLKAERK
- a CDS encoding PTS transporter subunit EIIC, producing MEKKELLEIVKFLGGKDNLIKFWNCMTRLRFQVKDESKIDFDKIKEIKGVLGTQKQNDQYQVIVGPSANKYFEILKKELEANENNTEENNEPKVKKSLISRLLDIVSGGFGPIIPAIAGAGMLKGILSGLLALKILDGSSETVKIFDLIASGVFYFLPFYLAVSVARIFKTSEYLALALASALMYPTLMDAAIAGQIKAFHFFGLPIPVIKYSSTVIPIIISVWAMKYIHKYVDKHMPEVLRTIFTPTLTLIISIPLTLIVIGPLGTYFGQIIAWLINIMFSFSNVVAGFIVAGIRPAITVGGMHHVMTPMFFNNFETKGYEFLMPLCFMANMAMGGATLGLLFRTKDKNKKSIIISSTISAILGITEPALFGVLIKYKRAFIAATLGAAIAGGFISYFEVKIYGYILSSIVSLPAYIGPYFVYAILGVVIAIGCSAIFSYILVKDIDTVE